The Drosophila bipectinata strain 14024-0381.07 chromosome 3L, DbipHiC1v2, whole genome shotgun sequence region CCGAGTTCCGCCGGCGACGGAAATGGCTGCTTAAGTGGTGCGCATCCGGCAAAGTCGAACCGAACCGGAACCGCAGCCGGAACCATCGgaatagcaacagcaacaacccAGCTGAATCGCAGAGCACTCTACACATTAGAACGCCgcaaataaaccaaaaaaagacAAGGATAATGGCCAATCTGAGCTGGATGGCCACCACCCAACTACCATCTGTGGTTACAGCCGCGAACCTGAGCCTGACCACGCCGGGCAGCACGAGCGCCAGTTTGGCGGACGTGGCAGCTGCGTCCATGGACGAGGACCGCACCGGCGGAATCATCCACAACCAGTTCGTGCAGATCTTCTTCTACGTGCTCTACGCCACGGTCTTCGTCCTGGGCGTGTTCGGCAATGTCCTGGTGTGCTATGTGGTCCTGCGGAACCGGGCCATGCAAACGGTGACCAATATCTTCATTACTAATCTGGCTTTGTCGGATATACTGTTGTGCGTCCTGGCCGTTCCCTTCACACCGCTCTACACGTTCATGGGTCGCTGGGCCTTCGGGAGGACTCTCTGCCACCTGGTGTCCTTCGCCCAGGGCTGCAGCATCTACATATCCACGCTGACCCTCACCTCGATCGCCATCGACCGGTACTTCGTGATCATCTACCCCTTCCATCCGCGCATGAAGCTCTCCACCTGCATCGGGATCATCGTGAGCATCTGGGTGATAGCTCTCCTGGCCACAGTGCCCTACGGCATGTACATGAAGATGACCAACGAGCTGGTGAACGGAACGCAGGGCGCCGGCAACGAAACTCTGGTGGACGCCACCCTGATGGCCCTCAACGGCAGCTATGTGCAGCAGGGAGGCCAGGGATTGATGGAGGCACCCGATGCCACCACCTCGGCGGCCCAGGCGTACATGCAGGTGATGACCGCCGGCCCGGGTCCGGAGGAGCTGCCCTACGTGCGGGTGTACTGCGAGGAGAACTGGCCATCGGAGCAGTACCGGAAGGTGTTCGGAGCTATCACCACCACTCTACAGTTTGTGCTGCCCTTCTTCATCATTTCCATCTGCTACGTCTGGATATCCGTGAAGCTGAATCAGAGGGCCCGGGCCAAGCCGGGCTCGAAGTCCTCGCGGCGGGAAGAGGCCGACCGGGACCGGAAGAAGCGCACCAACCGGATGCTAATCGCCATGGTGGCCGTCTTCGGACTCAGCTGGCTGCCCATCAACGTGGTCAACATATTCGACGACTTTGACGACAAGTCCAACGAGTGGCGCTTCTACATCCTGTTCTTCTTCGTGGCCCACTCGATCGCCATGAGCTCCACCTGCTACAATCCCTTCCTCTACGCCTGGCTAAACGAGAATTTCCGCAAGGAGTTCAAGCACGTCCTGCCCTGCTTCAATCCCTCCAACAATAACATCATCAACATCACCCGCGGCTACAACCGCTCCGACCGCAACACCTGCGGCCCACGACTGCACCACGGCAAGGGGGAGGGAGGCAGGGGTGGCGGTGGCAGCCTGGACGCCGAGGACGAGAACGGCATCACCCAGGAGACGTGTCTGCCCAAGGAGAAGCTGCTGATTATACCGCGGGAGCCCACCTACGGCAATGGCACCGGCGCCGTCTCCCCCATCCTAAGCGGACGTGGCATCAACGCCGCCCTCGTCCACGGCGCCGGCGACCATCAGATGCACCAGCTCCAGCCGACGCACCTGCAACAGGTGGAGCTAACGCGGCGCATTCGGCGGCGTACTGACGAGACGGACGGCGGCGACTACCTGGACTCCGGTGACGAGCAGACCGTGGAGGTGCGCTTCAGTGAAACGCCGTTCGTCAGCACGGACAACACCACCGGCATCAGCATCCTGGAGACGAGCACGAGTCACGACACGGAGGCGATGCTGGAACTGGCAGACGCCAACGGTGGCGGGGGAGCTGAGTTTGGAAGACGAATCAACTGAGATAGGGTGAGTTGGGGGAAACCttaatgttaaataaatactttatgAAATGGTGTTGAGTTCACATTTAATATCATTACCACTTAAGCCTTTACCGAATTGCAGTTCCCTAAACTGTCTCATTATCCTTAAAACTTGTTTTCCCAAAGGAAAACTTTAGTCAGACTTGCCTGGGACAAGTTTGGTTGAAAGTTTCAGAATCTCCAGATGCTgggatttaattaaaaagcctTCTTCCTCTTTAAGGATCCATACCTTAAAACcactttatttttggccaaaaaaagaagaaagaatAGAGCCAAGTGCAAGCTCGTTGCCTGATTGCGATTGTTCGGAGCCAAAGAGAATTGCTTACCAAATCAGAGGGAATGCTTTATGAAGGAATCATCCACTTGGCTTTCCTGACAAAGAAAAACCCCATTAGAGGAGGCGGAATCCGAGCGAACCTGCATGGGTTTTATACAATTTTGCAGTAAAAGCCGAATGAACTTACATTTCCTAGCATTTTTtattccacttttttttttgtctcaaCCACAAAAGCCCGGTATTTGGGAACAGATTTTCGGGGCAACAGTGTTTTCGGGGCCAAATTTCATTTGTTACGCTGCAGTCTGGGAAAAGTACTTACCTGCATACTGGTATTCCTGCCACCCAACCCCCAGACTCCGCTCCGGGTGAGCAGTAAATCAACAGCCAGCAGGAACTGAGCGCCAAACTGCCATGAGTCAGCCAAAAGTTGCTGCCTGTCAGCGCACAAATCCCGGCCAGCTCTAGAAAACCCAGAGAATTCCCCGTCTTCGAGATGgtaataaaaagtatatatacttACAACGCAGAATTGTAATTCGGGGGCAGTGCCATAATTTAGACATTTTTTATACActtctatatattttagaagaataagaattttaaaatatactaAGAAGTAGTTTTAGGGTACTGCGATGTATTATTCATCATTACCATTTCCAagaaaattctaaaaataaccTAGAGCATTTAAAATTCGTtacaaaagttcaaaaataaaatgaagaaaatcAAGTTGTTATGCataaagtttctttttttcaaatgGCCAGTCCAAGATGAACTTTTCAAGTCAGCTGGCGGCTGTAAGGTGGATCCAGCAGAGTCCTTGACGGATGGCCAGGACATGGTAATGGATTACAGAAATATGAGAAACGTGCCGACAATAAAGCGACCCTTTACCGTTTCGCCCCATCCAATTTTTCGGGATTTCTGGTCTGTCCAGGtgcataaacataaatatacTTAATATATGTACACAAATTACCACGTACATTTGGCCATTTGGATATTTACATTATCTTGTAGTcggcatatacatatatttataaacatgAAGAATTTGTTTTTGATGTATAGAAGGggtcataaaatttaaaaatacatttataattcaattaaaagcaAGGGAAATGGAAAGAAAAATTCTCAGTTTTTCAGCTCAGATAAATATGTAGatatatatctaaaaaaataaaaagaacttGCTTCCTCAATTTAGTAGAAAGTTCTCCCTCAGTGAAATATCAACTAGCCAGGGGATGTTACTTGTTTGCATTTGGGTTATGTTTGTGGTTGGTTTTTGAAAGCACAGACAGAGTCTCCCCATCGCGTGAGAGTGGTTGTGGCGCGGAAGGACGAAGGACTACTACGGACTACGGACTACGGACTATGGACTACTGGCTAATGAATTATTCAGTTGGTCGTTAGCAGCACACAATCCCACACGACTCTGCCTAATTACACCGACGAGATGGGCCGGGCTGGACAGTAAATAAACGCAGCTTCTGTGGCCAGGATGTAGGAATTTGAGAGATGCTGCTACAGGGAATGGGTTTCAGactgaatgaatgaatgaatgagtgaATGAAGAATGCCTGGCATTTCAAATATACATAGAAACTGAGTAATCTCTGTTCACCGAGAGAGATAGGTGCATGATGTCCCACTATCTGCATTATGCATGAGAAACAGAATcgttttactttatttttctattgTTTTGCCCTGCCAACTGACAACTGAGTCCATGTCCCTGTCTGGTGATGGCAAATGGTTTCACAAAGTTAGTTACTTTGCCAACTGCAACTGATAACTGATAACTTTCCAGACCGAAAAGTGTTGggtggaaaaagttttctgcTTCCATTTAGATCAAATTTGCAGCCTCATTCGAAGCGCTCGCCACAACTCTTTATTTTCCAGCAGAGTGCCAGGCCACACTGTGATTGTTTAAATTTGGACAACAATTTAGCCGGCACGTTCGAGAAATtggttaaataaatattggtaacAGAGAAGTGCATTCAATACCCATTGAAAAATATCATATAAAATCGATGACTGCCTCTCATAAAATTTgttggcaaatatttaattgtttacCGGTTTCTAACCAGGATGTGTTGATTTCCTATTTTTCGCTATTTTTCTATTCCTACAATTAAATTACTCTATTCAAATGAAAGCCAGTTTTGACTGTTTCTCGTTAACCTTTTATGTGAACCCGGATTTATTTTTGCAacgaatttgaatttgaaatacGCATTCAGTGGGAATTGCATTTTCGTGGATGGATGATATGTATACCATACGTATGTACCTACAATCCCAATCAATCACACTAAAAGTGCATAATGGGCGTTGTAAAATCAAAGAGTCTGATTAAACCGATACTAAAACGATACGAAGGGCATAAATATCGAGGGCATTGCAAACACACCATGCCACGCCCTAACTCAATCATTCAGGAGGCTGTTCAGGCTGGGTGTGCGTATAGTATGTGTGTGGATTTAACGGCAACAATAACAAGGACTTTGCCTGCTTATCAGGCAGAGATACTGTCCCCTACCCTACCCTCCCCATCCGAAAAGAGGAATAACATTATTTCAATATGTACTTACACTCCAAGCGAAATGTTTTTGGCATTGgctggcaataaaaaaattattgccCTGCATTTACTTGTTCACGCGATCGTCGCAGTCCTCGAAATCGGGGCTTTAAGTGTTATGTAACATGTGTTGCCTTTGGCATTTGCCGGAATGGAGGCCACCCACCCAAAGCCCTTTTTTTCCCCTGCCGGAGAGATAGAAGATACTTCCGAAGGCACTTGGACAGATATAGCCTATAGGTACATCAAATCGCATTTATGCTGTCGGCAGCTGCTGAATAAGCCAACTTGAATGACTGACAcaaattttttagccgacagtgcgtgtgtgtgtctgcgGAAATAAATGCCTTTAATGAAGTTCCTCTCGGCCAAATGGCACAACAGGAAGTCTCTAATTGATGCCTGAATAGGTTTCTTTCCCAGGCGGAAATCGATAGTGTGTGCGCCAGCTGGATTACAGATTTTCCATTTATCTCTGGCCGAAGACAAGAAAGCGATTTTATGGAGATTTCTAAAAGTGCACACAAGCAGAATGAATGCACATTCGGATAATTGCAAGTCCTTTAAGAACTTAAATGCTTTCAATTTGTAATCGATCGTCTCAGGATAAGAAAATCtgataaaattattatttcaagTGTATCTATCAGCCAGGCCACCAATCCCCATGATATAACTAATCTAGCCAATGCAATTACGACATCACTTTCTCACTCAATCCAAAGTGTTTGGACAGAATGCCGGCCATATTAATGTGTGTGTCTATTTTCCCGCTGAAGGGCCAGAGCCCACATAGTCATCGGGTCAAAACAAACAGCCAACACTGCCATTAGAGAGCCGTGCGTATTGGCCAGGTCCTGGCGCTGGTCCTGGCCAATTAAGCAATTACGCTAACAAGCTTTTATTATGTTGTGCAAGCCGGGCTGAAACCAACAATGGCCATGGCCAAGTCAATCCCGTGGCCCACCCAGGAACTAGCCAAGGTGTTGAGCAAACAATTAAAACGGAAAGCGCAAAGGACaacagagacagagagagcGGGTGGCCCGAAGAGCCTGTGAGTCCTTCCTGCTGGTTAGCCCAAGACATCATTCTCGAGAATTTAAAGTGGCCCCAGATTAGGTGGCCAAGGCAAGTGTGCCGGAAATTTATGGgcataaagtttatttttttattctttttttgttcCGGATCGCCTGTCGGCATaaattatagaaaacaaaaggGAGACCACCAGACCCCCCGAGGAGCCAGTGGTCCGCCGAGGCTGAAAGTAAAAAGAAGGCGAAACTTTCGACACATTGAAATTGATGgtcataaattttattgacTTGTTGTCGTAGGCAGTCCATGtactattttatatattttcataagttCCTCGTTTTTTATGAGCCCAACGATTATGGGAGAAACACTTTCTATTTGGGCTTAGTTAAATACTTCCAGCGTTTAACTCACTCATCCAAGGGACTTTCAGGACAATTACGACTGCCGCCACGAAAAGGACTATATATTTTGTGGCAAGTTGCTGAAATCCCTCACGTAGCATTCGGCTGGGTTATGATGGGGCAGCCAGTGGAATTTCTAACTGACTTGGCAGCCATTCGAATTACACTGGGTCGAGAGCGCCACTGATCGAATTAAAAGATTTCCAATATTCATATTTCAATTTCAAGAAAAACAAGCCGAACAAGCCAGAAGGAAAACACTTTTATTAGAAGACTTTTTCAATAAGAACTGCCTGAGATTTATGGCTGGCACAACTTATTGAATTCGCCACgaaacatttaatttatggTCTATTttggaattgtttattttcaataaactttaaaggctATATAGCGTTTGTTTGGTTTTCGTTTTCTTgcttatttttgtattatttttatgttggCCAAACTTTAATAGGATAGTTTATGTTTGAGGTGATTACTACCCATTTTTTTGGCGAATTTTTCAACCAGCCATCTGGTTAGCCAAAGGAGACTGTGTGCAAGATGGCTTAATGTCTGCCCGCCTTTGTCATTGATGGGAATTGTCtataaaagagaaagagagagtcCAGTTTATGCACCATTAAATGCCATAAAAGGCGTTTTCCATGACTTATATGTGAGGAACGTGGCAGCCACTGGTCAGGTTGCTTGCTTTTCTTTAGCCAAACTCCCacacaaatatttgtatgtatatagtaCTATATGTATTTGTTGCCTAATTTATGCTTGAAGTTTTCCTTTTTGATCCCCAACCGCAGGAGCTGActgacaaacaaacaaacagcgTATCCTGGGCAGGATCTGCCCTCGACTTTGTGTTGACAGCAGAGAGCTTAGCGCCACTTAATATGAGCCAAACGCAATATTAACTTGACGGTGGCTCATCCGACTTTTGCTAAGAGGAGATGCCCCTCCCGTCCCCCGGTGGGTGCTGCCTCTGGAGCTGTCTTCATTAGCTGCTTTATTAAcagttaattaaattttgtgtttAATGATTGGCGAGACAAAAGTCAAGAGTCTAGCTGAAGCGAGGAGACAAAGGCTGGAGCTAATATCAAAAATGCTTGCGGCTTGGCATTTATTAAAGTTCCCAAAAAGCCAATTTCATCCATAAAAGGAACAGGAACAGGCTGTGGGGCGAGTGGGACTGTTGCCTAGGCTTCCGAGCCAACAATTACAAGTTTAATGAAACGAGAAATGCcttttataataattggccaagcaaaaatggccaaaaacacAAGCCAACAAACGATTTCTGCACGAGCAAATTTCGGGCGGGGCTCTTTAGTTTTTCCAGGGGGTATGTTTACCCATAGTGCAGGAAATTTGTTTTGATGGGCTGACCCTTTAGGAATTTGCCAAAATCTGCCAGAGCTACCCATCCCCTGACAGGGTCTCATTTCCAAATAACTGAAATCTAATTACACATTCTCGGATTGGAATGCGCTCGTTCATTTCTTGAAGGCTTATGCTTTTCAAAAGCCTGAGAAAAAACCCCCATAATTATGCAGCTCAGGATCTCGAATGACAACCGTGTAGAAACATAGAACCcaatgctaaaaaaaaaaggtaaggAAAACAAGTCAGCAAGCAAGATGTGGAGGAGGAGGCAGCCAGGCGTAGTAATTGCGTCGGAGTTGGAGTGTTGGAGTGTCGGGGAATTGAAAAGGATTCGAGGAGGAGGTCGGGTGGTTTCTGCTGTTTTTTTCTTAGGGAGAACTCCTCCTGTCAGCAGGTGGCGTTGCCAAGGACTTAAAGGCGTCAAGGAAAAGTTCGCCTGGCTTGAGAGCCTGTCATCATCGCGCCTGGACAGGCAGCAGAATTTTTCTTCAGCTATTTCTTAATTTATGTGCAAGCGGCACAGCAAGAGCAAACAAAATCtgaattctaaaaaaaataaacaatgttCACCATAATGTTGGTGGGCCTCTGTACAAATTTTTTCCTTCAAGAATTCCCACTTTAATGTTACAGTGACGCCCAAAAAAATGTTCCAGCTTTGGCTCCATgaagaggaaaaaaaatcacaaagaatgccagaaaaaaaaactttcatgtgagaaataaaaaagaaaatcttgGCAACGACCATTGAAAAAGTCGGCTGAAATATTACCATAACTGTGAATGGGTTTTGGGGGGTTTTCTTTTCCAGAAACACAACTATTTTATGTCCCAGAAAAAGTATTAAAAGAGAGTTATGAAAATGGCAATGGTACGCCAAGAACTTGGCAAAGTGCGAATACCATATTCCGGACAATGTAAGGACAAAAATTATCAAACCATTAATATCAGTCCTGtttaaaagaaatacaaaTTTGTGGCGAAAAAATTTGTCATCAAATAAATAAGgctcaaaaaattataatttgtgttggggaatttctttttttatccCAGCTGTCAGCACACAAGATGAAAAAAATCCTGACAAATTTCTGGCTCATGATTCATGGCGTTGAGGTAAAAACACAGGTACAAATTTTGCCCACAAGCCCGGAAAAAATCTGTCTTAACAAGCAAAATGTGGCGTGGAAAATCTCGTCGTTTTTTTCGCTATTTCGTGGACCGAACACTCTGATGCTTCATCTTGGCTTTGGGTCATTAAAGGTTTTTCTCCTGGCCACATTATAATTAAAGCTTAGACCGAAATCAATCACATTAAACCAACAGACGTGCAAAACAAATCCCCAACAAAGTCGAGAGACATGGTCGAAAAAATGAATGAAACTCCAAAGCTGAAAAGAATGAGGAAAAAAATCCTGCACATTAACATTATTTTAATCAAGGCTGACACAAGGAGCTGCACTTTGTGAAGTGACTGAGATTGCTATCGCCAGCCAGACAAACTCCCACtccaagccaaaaaaaaaaaagaaataaggaggaaacttgggcttccattttttttttttttgtaagacAACCTGCATGTCATTAAGTCACATGAGGCAAGAGGGGAGGGACATCCTGGCTGGGAAAATCATCATTCATTTTCGTGGTTCGGGTCTTCCCATCAGTGACAATCAAGTTGAGTGGGTTGTGGGCTCTGAAATTGGGCTGACGGCACTTCGATCCAAATCAATCGGTGCGTGGACAAGCTGACAAGAATAAAGGCAAGTTTAAAATCAACTGCAATTCAATACCTTTGTGAAAGGACGAGGAGATGGATGGCTTTTTTGGCAACTTTGATCGATGGCCCTTCCTGGGCTTTAATTAGTAATTGTTTCCGTATCGGGATTTTAAACGTTTAACGGTTTGGTattcattttaaaatcttaCCTTAATaaccacaaaaaataaaaactaaaagagGTATTAGTATTAATACTGATTACTACAATTTTAGtcttaattatatttaaatagtaCATGTACCAAATTATCGAAAAAGTTGAAACAAATAACAGGCAATTTTGGTTTGACATACAAAGTCGCCACGAAATTCCTGATCCTCTGtggaaatatatatacaagactatgaaaataaaataacttgAAATACTTACGATTTCGAAAATGTGACAGAGctaaaaatttaatggttgttaTGTCCTTGGTTGTCTTCTATTATTGAGAAACTATCTTTCGTCTTATTGGTAGATGCTTTCTTTACCATATGAAATATCGCCTAAAAAAGTATTATATTAGAtagaataaaagaaaaaaaaaaacttatttcaCTCACCTTGAATGCAGAAAGGTCTGAACTTCTGGATGCATATTAGAAATTTTGTCGAAACTGATGGGAAAATATGGCTTTATCTCAAAGGCAAAATCAATGGCCTTACTACGCCACTCAGGCTTAGGTACTTCGTTTCTGGCCACCATCAAAAGAACGACTTCCAGCATACGTTCAACAAAATTCTCGATCTGTGAACGTTTTTCATCGTAGAGCAAACGGAAGACCTTCAACATGGTAATATTCTCTTCGTAATCCCTAGTCATCGGCAGGCGACTCAAAAGGTTTGGCAACATCTGGTTTAGTGGCACCCCCTCTGGAACGCGTAAGATCATCCTGCCCAGGGCTCCCAGGACATTGTCCCGGACGGCAGGGACTGTCTCGATATCGTAACGATCGACGAGGGCCAAGTAGAGTGGCGGATAGGCCTTAAGCACCACCGTGCTTTTAGTGTAGAAAATGAGCTCACCCATTGCAAAGATGGCATTTTGTCGCTGTTCTGCACTGGGGTCAATAAAGCCGCTGAGGTAGAGTGGATACAAAAAATCGAAGAATGGCGTCACATTGGTCCTCAGCTGGATGACACATTCTTCCACTGACCCGAAGAAGGTTTTGTTGCCATGCGGCTCAATCATGCTCTGCAATCGTCCTAAATGGTGATAGATGCGCCCAAAGTACTCCAAATATACATCCGAACAGAGGGCCCCACCGAAGTGGGCAAACATAACCGGGATCTCAAAATACAGATTTGCAAAGGCCGCGTCAGCGCCATCTTCCATTTCTGCACCCAAAACCGACTGACACTTAACCTTGTCATTGAGCACCAAGTCAATGCTTTTgtagatatagtcggccaccGCCCGACCGGGTATGGCATTCCgtttaagtttctgaaaaattTCACCAAGGGACACGACCACTTTCACCACGACACTCGACTCCTCATCATACCGAATGGCTTGCGCCAGCAAGGGTAAAAGGATCCCGCAGGCTTCTGTTAGTTTTTCGCCATATCCCAGGGTATCCATGGCATACAAAACTGAGCATATACAGTCTACGGTGGCGATGCGTACCAATTCCCCCGGATCGATTAGCAGGCGAGTAGCGTGTTTCAGGGTATCCGGCAAGTGCTTCTGGAATAGTTTGGGTATTTGATCCACGTACTCCTTGAGGAGGAGAAGGGCAGCCGCTTTCAGATTACTGGCAGTTTCAAGGTCCTTTTTGCCACAAACCGTATCCCTGCCAATGTGTTCCATAACCGCGGATAATGAGCTGGCGCATTCCTCGCCCAAAATGGGAACCAAAGAGGAAAGGAGATCATACAGATAAGCCCTTAGTTTGCGATCCTTGATGAACGTATTCAATTGGTCGAGGCAATATTCGTGTGCCTCCTTGGCCATCGGCAACAAGAGATGGCCATAATCTTCAAAATATCTGGCAATGTTCGCCAGGACTTCAATACCACGAGCGCGTAGGTCCAACTGGTCTATCAGTTGTACTTCAATCGTGTCCTGAGTTTCCTTGTGCATTTTCAAAAGGGTATTTAGAACCTTCTCGAAATGAGGAAGCAGACGCTGCCTGTCCAATGTAGTAACAGCATTTTCTCCTGAAGTAATCACCTCATTCCATTCTTGAATCAATTGCTCCCCCGTCACTGCGTTTGCCtctatttccatttccattttattattttttaattcgaATCGGTATTATATGTGATTTCTACTATGTGTTGTTTCTAACGAACTGCCGAAACTGAAGTGTGAAAATAAATCATGGGGTCACTTTCTGAACGATTTGTATAAAGCGAAGAGTACTTGTTTCTGGCCCAGTTTGTTTTGATTCGATAACAATCGATTCATTACGTGACCGGCACATCAATAAGCCAGAGAGCTCTGTCCAACCATCAcaacatatttattatttaaagacggtaagtgaattaaaatgaaattttctaTTTGGTTTGTGGGGTCCTTCAaagccaaaaaccaaacaaaaaaaaaaaagaaaaagaatacaaCGCCACCGCAGGCAAATTGCTTTTATAAACTCGCCGACAAAGTCCTTCACCATTCCCTTGAGGGTCTTGTGTGTCGCGTCTCGCCCCTAAGGAGGcaaaaatatgtgaaaaatttaattttgtctAAAATGCGCCAAGTAGACAAAACAAATGTGCAAAAGTTGCCTCCCCGCCCAGCAACTGGGCCTGCTTATTGCTCTCATAATATGGCCAAGTTCAAgttaatattttgaaaaatgccacATCGTTTAAGCGTCTAAGTGAGTCGCTGGTCGTTGAGTATTTATGGCTAAAAATACATCAACCTGTCGCAAGCCGGGCCAAGATCTCGTCCAGAGCTTAAAGAAACCCGAAGCATACTTTCCAGGGCCCGCCGAAATGGTCCGTCATTTCTCTTGGCCGTAAGTCGCGGCTTTTGTCCATTATTGTGTGCAGTATGGCATGAAAAGGACACAAAAAAGAAACCCGCCACGAAATCAGTGTCAAAAATGGTTGGTGTGACAGCTATGTTAACCAGGATGTATTTATTTGTCCTGACAAGGAAAATAAGGGGTTTCTTGACGGCTAATTCGATTTATTTGAGGCTTACATCGCGGTACTTGCGCGGTTCTATTTTCAAAGGGAAAGTTAAAGGctttttgaataatttgaaTCGATAATTCGCCCTCTTTAATAGACGAAAGTCATTTATATAATGGAATATATTTGAAGTGCATTGCCCGAAGaggaatattaaaataagCAGATGGCTCAAGTGCTCAGACCTCACTTAACCCTGCGACCTGTAGACTTTGCATAAGGTCACTGTCCACCGTGACTTTCCGATGAGTAAGCTGAATTTTCCTGGCAGATTTGCATGGATTTAACCAATATTGAACTCTGTCAAGCCGGCCTAAAAGAAAGCCCTTTCCTGATGCCAGCAAATATTTGCCTGTGAGCTGTCCAGATCAGAGTCCCCATCACCCACACACGCACTCGCTTGGGAATCCCTTTTTTCCAGCAAGTGGGAAAGTTGCTCCTTTTTTCGGCTCCCCCTTCTGGTTGTAATGTAAATCTATTTTAATGTATgcagcaattaaaaatacatcAGTTTACTTTCGGGCGCCTTTGACAGTCTCTGTGTGCTTCCTCGGCCTCGTGCTCGTCCTTGTCCTGGTtgtggtcctggtcctggcaGTTAATGCGCCATTTTGGGCTCATTAAATTTCATTGCGTTAAATGTTTTCACGTCATGCATACATACgttgtgtaatttttatttaaattacatCTTTCActcgtttttatacccttgcagagggtattataattttggtcaaaagtgtgcaacgcagtgaaggagacatctccgaccctataaagtatatatattcttgatcaggatcacctcctgagttgatataagcatgtccgtctgtccgtctgtctgtccgtctgtctgtttctacgcaaactagtctctcagttttaaagctatcggcttgaaactttgcacacacccttctttcctttgcacgcagtatataagtcggaacggcccggatcggccgactatatcatatagctgccatataactgattgatcggaaatggtataactttggtgtttttagagttagagagttcaaatttcaca contains the following coding sequences:
- the sNPF-R gene encoding prolactin-releasing peptide receptor produces the protein MANLSWMATTQLPSVVTAANLSLTTPGSTSASLADVAAASMDEDRTGGIIHNQFVQIFFYVLYATVFVLGVFGNVLVCYVVLRNRAMQTVTNIFITNLALSDILLCVLAVPFTPLYTFMGRWAFGRTLCHLVSFAQGCSIYISTLTLTSIAIDRYFVIIYPFHPRMKLSTCIGIIVSIWVIALLATVPYGMYMKMTNELVNGTQGAGNETLVDATLMALNGSYVQQGGQGLMEAPDATTSAAQAYMQVMTAGPGPEELPYVRVYCEENWPSEQYRKVFGAITTTLQFVLPFFIISICYVWISVKLNQRARAKPGSKSSRREEADRDRKKRTNRMLIAMVAVFGLSWLPINVVNIFDDFDDKSNEWRFYILFFFVAHSIAMSSTCYNPFLYAWLNENFRKEFKHVLPCFNPSNNNIINITRGYNRSDRNTCGPRLHHGKGEGGRGGGGSLDAEDENGITQETCLPKEKLLIIPREPTYGNGTGAVSPILSGRGINAALVHGAGDHQMHQLQPTHLQQVELTRRIRRRTDETDGGDYLDSGDEQTVEVRFSETPFVSTDNTTGISILETSTSHDTEAMLELADANGGGGAEFGRRIN
- the LOC108120819 gene encoding importin-4-like, which encodes MEMEIEANAVTGEQLIQEWNEVITSGENAVTTLDRQRLLPHFEKVLNTLLKMHKETQDTIEVQLIDQLDLRARGIEVLANIARYFEDYGHLLLPMAKEAHEYCLDQLNTFIKDRKLRAYLYDLLSSLVPILGEECASSLSAVMEHIGRDTVCGKKDLETASNLKAAALLLLKEYVDQIPKLFQKHLPDTLKHATRLLIDPGELVRIATVDCICSVLYAMDTLGYGEKLTEACGILLPLLAQAIRYDEESSVVVKVVVSLGEIFQKLKRNAIPGRAVADYIYKSIDLVLNDKVKCQSVLGAEMEDGADAAFANLYFEIPVMFAHFGGALCSDVYLEYFGRIYHHLGRLQSMIEPHGNKTFFGSVEECVIQLRTNVTPFFDFLYPLYLSGFIDPSAEQRQNAIFAMGELIFYTKSTVVLKAYPPLYLALVDRYDIETVPAVRDNVLGALGRMILRVPEGVPLNQMLPNLLSRLPMTRDYEENITMLKVFRLLYDEKRSQIENFVERMLEVVLLMVARNEVPKPEWRSKAIDFAFEIKPYFPISFDKISNMHPEVQTFLHSRRYFIW